Proteins encoded by one window of Chiroxiphia lanceolata isolate bChiLan1 chromosome 26, bChiLan1.pri, whole genome shotgun sequence:
- the CASC3 gene encoding LOW QUALITY PROTEIN: protein CASC3 (The sequence of the model RefSeq protein was modified relative to this genomic sequence to represent the inferred CDS: inserted 5 bases in 4 codons; deleted 3 bases in 2 codons), protein MADRRRQRASQDSEDSDGSAASDSAASAPGSPRSPRSRSASGSRSRSRSRSGSPRPPHRXPRGALGAGPRGRGAESAGGAGGKSAAESECESEDGIEGDAVLSDYESAEDSEAEEEDYSEEESSKVDLKQDSTDSCESAARAEKGSEKLDAKGAVTGERQSGDGQESTEPVEKKVGKKVPKHLDDDEDRKNPAYIPRKGLFFEHDLRGQTQEEEVRPKGRQRKLWKDEGRWEHDKFREDEQAPKTRQELIALYGYDIRSAHNPDDIKPRRMRKPRFGSPPQRDPNWSSERPPKPPRHQGAKSPSAPPRPFTSRSSASTGRMPPPRNYPRXGGYKETRPGYRASEAGVPHRNGEQAKQESGYRGKRAEQSPPRDMSPELEVQHIHGSPEEEGALENQAMAADAAQPPPDRPVEKKSYSRARRTRVKAGDAGKLSEEAPASEGLAPVIPXPTPAETSPPPAKSNWESPVESSVDXLEQEMTQMNLTEQNWTPGQSQFIPPREMRGIPNHMHVGTGPPPQFNRMEEMAVPGGRVKRYSSQRQRPPVPEPAPPMHISIMEGHYYDPLQFQGPIYTHGENPAPLPPQGMIVQPEMHLPHPGLHPHQTPPAMANPGLYPPPVSMPPGQPPPQQLLTPTYFSAPGVMNFGNPGYPYPPGALPPPPPPHLYPNTQAQSQVYGGVTYYNTVQQQVQPKPSPPRRTSQPVTIKPPPPEDSKGEKSKERSNT, encoded by the exons ATGGCGGaccggcggcggcagcgcgcCTCGCAGGACAGCGAGGACAGCGACGGCTCGGCGGCCTCCGACAGCGCCGCGTCCGCGCCGGGCTCCCCGCGCTCCCCGCGCTCCCGCTCGGCCTCCGGGTCGCGGTCGCGTTCCCGCTCCCGGTCCGGCTCGCCGCGGCCGCCGCACCG GCCGCGGGGGGCCCTGGGAGCCGGGCCGCGGGGTCGCGGGGCCGAGAGCGCCGGTGGGGCCGGGGGGAAGAGCGCGGCCGAGTCGGAGTGT GAAAGCGAGGATGGCATCGAAGGAGATG ccgTGCTCTCAGACTATGAAAGCGCCGAGGACTCGGAG GCGGAGGAGGAGGATTACAGCGAGGAAGAAAGCTCCAAGGTGGACTTGAAGCAGGACAGCACCGACTCCTGCGAgtcagcagccagagcagagaagggcagtgagAAGCTGGATGCCAAGGGAGCGGTGACGGGCGAGCGGCAGAGCGGGGACGGGCAG GAGAGCACGGAGCCCGTGGAGAAAAAAGTTGGGAAGAAGGTCCCCAAGCACCTGGACGACGATGAGGATCGGAAGAACCCCGCGTACATCCCGCGCAAGGGGCTCTTCTTCGAGCACGACCTGCGAGGGCAGACGCAGGAGGAGGAGGTCAG gccCAAGGGCCGCCAGCGGAAGCTGTGGAAGGACGAGGGGCGCTGGGAACACGACAAATTCCGGGAGGACGAGCAGGCCCCCAAGACCAGGCAGGAGCTGATTGCTCTGTACGGATACGACATCCGCTCAGCCCACAACCCCGACGACATCAAGCCCAGGAGGATGCGCAAACCACG gtTTGGGAGTCCCCCCCAGCGAGACCCCAACTGGTCCAGCGAGAGGCCCCCGAAGCCCCCGAGGCACCAGGGGGCCAAGAGCCCCTCGGCC CCCCCACGGCCCTTCACCAGCcgcagctctgccagcaccgGCAGGATGCCCCCCCCCAGGAACTACCCCA ATGGGGGCTACAAGGAGACCCGTCCAGGCTACCGGGCTTCGGAAGCGGGTGTCCCGCACAGAAACGGGGAACAAGCCAAGCAGGAGAGCGGCTACCGCGGGAAGCGGGCGGAGCAGAGCCCGCCGAGGGACATGTCCCCCGAGCTGGAGGTG CAACATATCCATGGCAGCCCGGAGGAGGAGGGGGCTCTGGAAAACCAAGCCATGGCTGCTGATGCTGCACAGCCGCCACCAGACAGACCAGTTGAGAAGAAATCCTATTCCCGGGCAAGAAGGACCAGAGTGAAGGCTGGGGACGCGGGGAAGCTGTCGGAGGAAGCGCCCGCTTCCGAGGGGCTGGCTCCTGTCATTC AACCCACACCTGCAGAGACCTCCCCCCCACCAGCCAAGAGCAACTGGGAGTCGCCAGTGGAATCCAGCGTGG GACTCGAGCAGGAGATGACCCAGATGAACCTGACGGAGCAGAACTGGACCCCGGGGCAGTCCCAGTTCATCCCACCTCGGGAGATGAGGG GTATTCCCAACCATATGCACGTGGGAACTGGGCCACCGCCGCAGTTCAACCGGATGGAGGAGATG GCGGTGCCGGGGGGCCGTGTCAAGCGTTACTCCTCACAGCGCCAGAGACCCCCCGTGCCAGAGCCCGCGCCCCCCATGCACATCAGCATCATGGAAGGGCACTACTATGACCCAC TACAATTCCAGGGACCAATCTACACCCACGGGGAGAACCCGGCCCCGCTGCCACCCCAAGGGATGATCGTGCAGCCGGAGATGCACCTCCCTCATCCAG GTTTACACCCCCACCAGACGCCCCCCGCCATGGCAAACCCCGGCCTGTACCCCCCGCCGGTGTCCATGCCCCCGGGCCAGCCCCCGCCgcagcagctgctcactccGACCTACTTCTCCGCCCCTGGCGTGATGAATTTTGGGAATCCTGGCTACCCCTACCCCCCCGGAGCTCTGCCCCCTCCGCCCCCTCCGCATCTCTATCCCAACACGCAG GCGCAGTCCCAGGTGTACGGGGGGGTCACCTACTACAACACTGTCCAGCAGCAGGTGCAGCCCAAGCCTTCCCCACCCCGCCGGACGTCCCAGCCTGTGACCATCAAACCACCCCCTCCAGAG GACAGCAAAGGTGAAAAATCAAAGGAGAGGAGCAACACGTAG
- the MSL1 gene encoding LOW QUALITY PROTEIN: male-specific lethal 1 homolog (The sequence of the model RefSeq protein was modified relative to this genomic sequence to represent the inferred CDS: inserted 2 bases in 2 codons; deleted 7 bases in 5 codons), whose protein sequence is MGAAGGSPGQAACLRQILLQLDLIEQQQQQLQAKERQIEELRAERDTLLARIERXERRVQLVKKDSEREKHRIFQGCEVDEKPEAEACEKLPLECPQDLLEPPPTLQPKHFPYGRNGKGHKRKPAFGSAERKTPVKKLVSEFSKVKSKTPKNSPGKEESGGSLAETVCKRELRSQETPEKPRSPPGDPAPSLGPPKGPGTHPXERAWAARADDLPYLSTTEIVLCRWHQPPPSPLPLREHSRKEETVAIPSWRDHVVEPLRDPNPSDLLENLDDSVFSKRHAKLELDEKRRKRWDIQRIREQRILQRLQLRMYKGKGFRSRNLKLLIFPEPDDVESLLITPYLPVVAFGRPLPKLTPQNFDLPWLDERSRCRLEVQKKQTPHRTCRK, encoded by the exons ATGGGCGCGGCGGGAGGGTCGCCCGGGCAGGCCGCCTGCCTGCGGCagatcctgctccagctggaccTGAtcgagcagcagcagcagcagctgcaggccAAGGAGCGGCAGATCGAGGAGCTCCGGGCCGAGCGCGACACG ctcctggcgCGGATCGAGC ATGAAAGGAGGGTGCAGCTGGTGAAGAAGGACAGCGAGCGGGAGAAGCACCGCATCTTCCAGGGCTGTGAGGTGGATGAGAAGCCAGAGGCAGAAGCATGTGAGAAGCTGCCTCTAGAGTGTCCCCAGGACCTGCTGGAG CCCCCCCCGACCCTGCAGCCCAAGCACTTCCCCTACGGCAGGAACGGGAAGGGGCATAAAAG GAAGCCGGCGTTCGGGAGCGCGGAGAGG AAGACGCCCGTTAAAAAACTGGTGTCCGAGTTCTCCAAAGTGAAGAGTAAAACTCCAAAG AACTCTCCGGGGAAGGAGGAGTCAGGCGGCTCCTTGGCCGAAACTGTTTGTAAACGAGAACTGCGGAGCCAAGAGACTCCGGAAAAACCCCGGTCACCTCCTGGAGACCCCGCTCCTAGCCTCGGCCCGCCGAAGGGCCCCGGCACCCACC AAGAGAGGGCTTGGGCAGCGAGGGCCGACGACCTGCCCTATCTCTCCACCACCGAAATCGTCTTGTGCCGCTGGCACCAGCCGCCCCCGTCGCCGCTGCCGCTGCGGGAGCATTCCCGAA AGGAGGAGACTGTAGCAA TTCCGTCATGGAGGGACCATGTCGTGGAGCCCCTGAGAGACCCCAACCCCTCGGACCTCCTGGAG AACCTGGACGACAGCGTCTTTTCCAAACGGCACGCGAAGCTGGAGCTGGATGAGAAACGAAGGAAAAG GTGGGACATCCAGCGGATCAGGGAACAGAGAATCCTGCAGCGGCTGCAGCTCCGAATGTACAAAGGAAAGGGATTCAGGAGTCGGAACCTGAAGTTACTCATTTTTCCTGAGCCAGATGACG TGGAAAGTTTGCTCATCACCCCATACCTGCCCGTCGTCGCCTTTGGCCGGCCCCTACCAAAACTGACCCCACA GAACTTCGATCTGCCGTGG CTGGATGAGCGCAGCCGCTGCCGGCTGGAGGTGCAGAAGAAGCAGACGCCTCACCGGACCTGTCGGAAATAA